The following proteins come from a genomic window of Rutidosis leptorrhynchoides isolate AG116_Rl617_1_P2 chromosome 10, CSIRO_AGI_Rlap_v1, whole genome shotgun sequence:
- the LOC139871420 gene encoding probable glycosyltransferase At3g42180, whose translation MMKTFKIWTYKEGDIPLVHNGPMRYVYSVEGDFIEEMERTGNPMAANHPDEAHAFFIPISITNIVYYLYSPTEAHNFNKRMQAIFKDYIAIIAKKYPYWNRSNGADHFYVSCHDWGPHVSKGNHKVFSNLIRVLCNANQSEGFVPRRDVSMSEINGPSNNIPNVIKGESPYNRSILAFFAGKVRGAIRVKLFKHWGNDEDDDIQVHNHLPKGQNYTEFLSRSKYCICPSGFEVASSRLTDAIYTGCVPVIIKDHYVLPYGDVLDWSRFSVQVPVNKIQDLKKILQEIPFSRYLEMQKRILEVQHHFKLNFPAKRFDVFHMILHSVWLRRLDVRLTE comes from the exons ATGATGAAGACATTTAAGATATGGACTTATAAAGAAGGGGATATTCCATTGGTGCATAATGGTCCTATGAGATACGTATATAGCGTCGAAGGTGACTTCATTGAAGAGATGGAACGAACAGGAAATCCTATGGCGGCTAACCATCCCGATGAAGCACATGCCTTCTTTATCCCCATAAGTATAACCAACATCGTTTACTATCTTTACTCGCCCACTGAAGCTCACAATTTTAACAAACGAATGCAAGCAATATTCAAAGATTATATTGCTATTATTGCAAAAAAGTATCCTTATTGGAACCGTAGCAATGGAGCTGATCACTTCTATGTTTCTTGTCACGATTGG GGGCCACATGTGTCAAAAGGAAATCATAAAGTATTTAGCAATCTCATTCGAGTTCTTTGCAACGCTAACCAATCAGAAGGTTTCGTTCCACGACGAGATGTATCAATGTCAGAGATTAACGGGCCATCCAACAATATCCCGAACGTAATTAAAGGTGAATCACCTTACAATCGTTCAATCCTGGCATTCTTTGCAGGCAAAGTACGCGGTGCTATACGAGTTAAATTGTTCAAACATTGGGgaaacgatgaagatgatgatattcaAGTTCACAATCATCTTCCAAAAGGTCAAAACTACACCGAGTTTCTAAGTCGAAGTAAGTATTGCATATGTCCTAGCGGTTTTGAAGTTGCGAGTTCTAGATTAACCGATGCAATCTACACCGGATGTGTTCCTGTAATCATCAAAGATCATTATGTTTTACCATACGGTGATGTATTGGATTGGAGTCGGTTTTCTGTACAAGTACCGGTTAATAAGATTCAAGATCTTAAAAAGATTTTGCAGGAGATACCTTTTTCGCGGTATCTCGAAATGCAGAAAAGGATACTGGAAGTGCAACATCACTTCAAGCTTAATTTTCCGGCTAAACGATTTGATGTTTTTCACATGATTCTTCATTCTGTGTGGCTAAGAAGACTTGATGTTCGGTTAACTGAATAA